From Mercenaria mercenaria strain notata chromosome 17, MADL_Memer_1, whole genome shotgun sequence, the proteins below share one genomic window:
- the LOC128549917 gene encoding tetraspanin-18-like, whose translation MVSGQPIEPSEMPDITPGFNTENCKAKVIDFCVTVLKIPEAKRGVRKYSQLGKIAVLGDVNARCGNKSDFVQRSSHYDKFIPVIDKNCDSDGISFDNIPHRFSMDPIVNTSGGGLSGVGVWMMTDPKIETYFDILNVDQSSSSFKMICYALLAVGVFALLVAFLGCCGAVQKSKCLLTLFLILVGVITVMEAGLGVMVVVSKDSASAIPVLSALMSDMQDKLRTQLKQSVTEHYLPDTLLGTTWDNVQIELECCGATGPEDYRYSRWKNETRPETDYPDTCCVLMSKEAAVPEPSNKLLCHFGTAGFYFETGCYDKMIGWFQDNSMYIIASAGAVFVIEVVGFVSAFIICKNGIKKKSEESKQQSAKPAER comes from the exons ATGGTGTCAGGTCAGCCGATCGAGCCGTCGGAAATGCCAGACATTACACCAGGGTTCAATACTGAAAACTGTAAAGCCAAAGTAATAGATTTCTGTGTTACGGTCTTGAAAATTCCGGAGGCAA AAAGAGGTGTACGTAAGTACTCCCAGCTAGGAAAAATAGCCGTGTTAGGCGATGTAAATGCTAGATGTGGCAATAAGTCTGACTTTGTTCAAAGAAGTTCACATTATGATAAATTTATTCCAGTAATTGATAAAAACTGTGACAGTGATGGTATTAGTTTTGATAATATCCCTCATAGATTCTCTATGGACCCGATAGTTAATACATCAG GAGGTGGACTATCTGGTGTAGGAGTATGGATGATGACAGATCCGAAAATCGAGACGTATTTCGACATCTTGAATGTGGATCAGTCAAGTTCAAGCTTCAAAATGATCTGCTACGCCCTGTTAGCTGTGGGAGTTTTTGCTCTTCTCGTAGCTTTCTTAGGTTGCTGTGGTGCAGTACAGAAAAGCAAATGTTTGTTAACTTTG TTCCTTATACTGGTTGGTGTAATCACTGTGATGGAAGCTGGACTCGGTGTAATGGTAGTTGTCAGCAAGGACAGTGCTTCAGCGATACCCGTGCTCTCGGCTCTCATGTCAGAC atgcagGACAAGCTAAGAACACAGTTGAAACAATCAGTAACGGAACATTATCTCCCAGATACGTTGCTAGGGACAACCTGGGACAACGTTCAAATTGAG TTAGAATGCTGTGGTGCTACTGGACCTGAGGACTACAGGTACAGTCGCTGGAAGAATGAAACAAGACCAGAG ACTGATTATCCCGACACGTGTTGTGTGTTAATGTCAAAGGAAGCCGCGGTACCAGAACCTTCTAATAAGCTCCTATGTCATTTTGGTACGGCCGGATTCTACTTTGAAACG GGTTGCTATGATAAAATGATTGGTTGGTTTCAAGACAACAGCATGTATATAATCGCCTCAGCCGGTGCTGTGTTTGTTATTGAG GTTGTTGGCTTTGTATCGGCatttatcatttgtaaaaatgGAATAAAGAAGAAATCAGAAGAATCCAAGCAGCAGTCAGCCAAGCCGGCAGAACGGTGA